Proteins from one Bartonella sp. HY328 genomic window:
- a CDS encoding ABC transporter permease, translating into MDQQSFDISFLGGIGVFFGRVIEFIPILLHALPLTLFLTFVAGLFGLLIGTIGGINLNSRNWLLSKPTALYTFLFRGTPLLVQLYLIYQGVGQLLPNLPVHDTFLWPYLREGLWYALVALSLNQGAYTAEVIRGAIKSVGRGQLEAAQAIGMSSYQILMRITLPLAFRQCLPILTNDLIILLKSTALASTITVMEIMGTARELQRSLNLSLEPLVAAGIIYFVVVLIMTKSISHFERHFTRYRSQ; encoded by the coding sequence ATGGATCAGCAATCATTTGATATTTCATTCTTAGGTGGCATCGGCGTTTTCTTTGGACGCGTCATAGAATTTATTCCTATTCTTTTGCACGCCCTACCACTCACCTTATTTCTAACTTTCGTTGCTGGTTTGTTTGGGCTTCTAATTGGAACGATTGGCGGTATCAATTTAAATTCGCGCAATTGGCTGCTATCAAAACCAACCGCCCTTTACACATTTTTGTTTCGCGGCACTCCTTTGCTTGTCCAATTATATCTCATCTATCAAGGCGTAGGACAGCTTTTACCAAATTTGCCAGTCCATGATACGTTTTTGTGGCCTTATTTGCGTGAAGGACTTTGGTATGCACTTGTTGCGCTTAGTCTTAACCAAGGCGCATATACTGCCGAGGTCATTCGCGGCGCTATAAAATCAGTTGGTCGTGGGCAATTAGAGGCAGCACAAGCCATCGGTATGAGTTCCTATCAAATATTGATGCGCATTACTCTGCCGCTCGCATTTCGCCAATGCTTACCGATTTTAACCAATGATTTGATTATTTTGCTCAAATCAACGGCACTTGCTTCAACAATTACGGTTATGGAAATAATGGGTACCGCCCGCGAATTACAGCGTAGCCTTAACTTATCTTTAGAGCCATTGGTGGCTGCTGGTATCATCTATTTTGTTGTTGTTTTAATAATGACCAAATCAATCTCACATTTCGAAAGACATTTCACGCGCTATAGGTCTCAATAA
- the cobS gene encoding cobaltochelatase subunit CobS, whose amino-acid sequence MKEDNQSTMHLPDITVSARDVFGIDTDMQVPAFSQGNDYVPQSDPDYLFDRQTTLAILAGFAFNRRVMVSGYHGTGKSTHIEQVAARLNWPCVRINLDSHVSRIDLVGKDAIVVKDGKQITEFKDGILPWAYQHNVALVFDEYDAGRPDVMFVIQRVLESSGRLTLLDQSRVIAPHPAFRLFATANTVGLGDTTGLYHGTQQINQAQMDRWSIVTTLNYLPHDNEVAIVLAKAKYFKTQADGRDIISRMVRVADLTRQAFINGDLSTVMSPRTVITWAENAEIFKDIGFAFRLTFLNKCDELERSIVAEFYQRAFGEELPDSIVNTVFA is encoded by the coding sequence ATGAAAGAGGATAATCAATCGACCATGCACTTGCCCGACATTACTGTGTCTGCCCGCGATGTATTCGGTATTGATACAGATATGCAAGTGCCAGCATTTTCACAAGGCAATGATTATGTGCCCCAAAGTGATCCTGATTATCTTTTTGATCGCCAAACCACCCTTGCTATTCTTGCTGGTTTTGCCTTTAATCGCCGCGTCATGGTGTCTGGCTATCACGGCACAGGTAAATCTACCCACATTGAACAGGTCGCAGCTCGCCTTAACTGGCCTTGCGTGCGCATTAATCTTGATAGCCATGTCAGCCGTATTGACCTTGTCGGTAAGGATGCCATTGTGGTTAAAGATGGCAAACAAATAACCGAATTTAAAGATGGTATCTTGCCTTGGGCATACCAGCATAATGTTGCCTTGGTTTTTGATGAATATGATGCAGGTCGCCCTGATGTGATGTTTGTTATCCAGCGTGTACTTGAATCTTCTGGCCGTTTGACCTTGCTTGATCAAAGCCGCGTCATTGCACCCCATCCAGCATTTCGTCTTTTCGCAACGGCAAATACTGTTGGCCTTGGCGATACAACCGGTCTTTATCACGGTACACAGCAAATCAATCAGGCACAAATGGACCGTTGGTCAATCGTCACTACCTTGAATTATTTGCCCCATGATAATGAAGTGGCCATTGTTCTTGCAAAGGCTAAATATTTCAAAACCCAAGCTGATGGCCGCGATATTATTAGCCGCATGGTGCGCGTTGCTGATCTTACCCGTCAAGCCTTTATCAATGGTGATCTATCAACAGTGATGAGCCCTAGAACGGTTATTACTTGGGCAGAAAATGCTGAAATCTTCAAGGATATTGGTTTTGCTTTCCGCCTCACCTTCTTAAACAAATGTGATGAACTTGAACGCTCAATCGTTGCGGAGTTTTATCAACGTGCCTTTGGCGAAGAGCTTCCAGACTCGATCGTCAATACCGTTTTTGCATAA
- a CDS encoding GntR family transcriptional regulator, translating into MKKKPGLNLLQDEKHSDETIKQWVYRSLRLSIMTGHFPPAQPVTVKAISDLLDVSATPIREALHRLVAEGALENLDNRRVRIPDIDPNKFDEIIAARIALETLAAERALPFVDFMDLARLRSIDQEINQAYETGNIQLGIEKNFAFHRYLYQKRSAAVLLPLIESVWLRLGPFMREATENLSESYTVDHHQEALAALEKKDSAALRAAIIADIDDGAGYLGRKRFIEAAQITA; encoded by the coding sequence ATGAAAAAGAAGCCAGGGTTAAACCTTTTGCAAGATGAAAAGCACAGCGATGAGACCATTAAGCAATGGGTTTACCGCTCACTACGCCTATCAATTATGACTGGGCATTTTCCACCCGCCCAGCCAGTGACTGTTAAGGCAATATCAGATTTGCTGGATGTGAGTGCAACCCCCATTCGTGAAGCATTGCATCGTTTGGTTGCAGAAGGCGCCTTGGAAAACCTTGATAATCGCCGTGTGCGCATTCCTGATATTGATCCCAATAAATTTGACGAGATTATTGCAGCCCGTATTGCGCTTGAAACTTTAGCGGCAGAACGCGCATTACCATTTGTTGACTTTATGGATTTAGCACGCTTACGCAGTATTGATCAGGAAATCAACCAAGCCTATGAAACAGGCAATATCCAGCTTGGCATCGAAAAGAATTTTGCCTTTCATCGCTATTTATATCAAAAGCGCTCAGCCGCGGTTTTATTGCCATTAATTGAATCTGTTTGGCTGCGCCTTGGGCCATTTATGCGTGAAGCTACTGAAAACCTATCGGAAAGCTATACAGTTGATCATCATCAGGAAGCCTTGGCAGCTCTTGAAAAGAAAGATAGTGCAGCTTTAAGGGCGGCAATTATTGCCGATATTGATGATGGTGCTGGTTATCTTGGCCGCAAACGCTTCATTGAAGCCGCGCAAATCACAGCTTAA
- a CDS encoding ABC transporter ATP-binding protein, with amino-acid sequence MTVKALTVTNIHKSFADIEVLKGVSFEAKKGDVISLIGSSGSGKTTLLRCINYLETPDTGEISVAGELIETKLAKNGKQYAANKKQLQHIRTRLGMVFQSFNLWSHKTILQNIIEGPTKVLGISKDEAIENAKVLMEKVGISAKADQYPLQLSGGQQQRAAIARALAMKPEVILMDEPTSALDPELVGEVIQVIKQLANDGCTMVMVTHEMALAREISTQVIYLYKGLIEEQGHPSEIMAKPKSERFKQFLNML; translated from the coding sequence ATGACCGTCAAAGCATTAACAGTAACAAATATTCATAAAAGCTTTGCCGATATTGAGGTGCTAAAAGGCGTTTCTTTTGAAGCAAAAAAAGGGGATGTCATTTCCTTGATCGGCAGTAGTGGCTCAGGCAAAACAACATTATTGCGCTGCATAAATTATCTTGAAACACCTGACACTGGCGAGATCAGTGTAGCTGGTGAACTTATTGAAACAAAATTGGCAAAAAACGGTAAACAATATGCGGCGAATAAAAAGCAATTGCAGCATATTCGCACCCGCTTAGGAATGGTTTTTCAAAGTTTCAATCTGTGGTCTCATAAAACCATTTTACAAAACATTATTGAAGGCCCGACCAAGGTTCTTGGTATTTCAAAAGATGAAGCGATTGAAAATGCCAAGGTTCTTATGGAAAAGGTTGGGATTTCAGCAAAAGCAGATCAATATCCATTGCAATTATCAGGCGGTCAACAGCAACGTGCAGCTATTGCACGGGCTCTTGCGATGAAACCTGAGGTAATTTTAATGGACGAACCAACATCGGCTCTTGATCCAGAATTGGTTGGCGAAGTTATTCAAGTTATTAAACAATTGGCAAATGATGGGTGTACCATGGTGATGGTAACTCATGAAATGGCCTTGGCACGTGAAATATCAACACAAGTTATTTATCTTTATAAGGGGCTTATCGAGGAACAAGGGCATCCCAGTGAAATAATGGCTAAGCCCAAATCAGAACGTTTTAAGCAGTTTTTAAATATGCTTTAA
- a CDS encoding ABC transporter permease: MLFNVRKWCMMEKYLHLLSWGNDGWGEQFFWGFILTLELSFVAYFISFLFGLITASAKLSSNKMLRVLANIYLTIVRSLPELLVVLLLYFAVATGLENLLKQSNLVGDEFQLSPFWAAIIALAFVNGAFMTEVLRSSLQAIPNGQVEAALSIGMGRWQIFTRILFPQMMRHAVPGMSNLWLSIIKESAIISVLGSFQELLYTGYRAASTTREYVFFYGFTAFLFLVITLVSIVVIMRLEKHLNRGY; the protein is encoded by the coding sequence TTGTTATTTAATGTTCGTAAATGGTGTATGATGGAAAAATATCTGCATTTATTATCATGGGGTAACGATGGCTGGGGCGAACAGTTTTTTTGGGGCTTTATTTTAACGCTGGAACTATCATTCGTCGCATATTTCATTTCTTTCTTGTTTGGATTGATTACCGCTAGCGCTAAGCTTTCTTCAAACAAGATGTTACGCGTTTTAGCCAATATTTATCTAACCATTGTTAGATCCCTACCAGAATTGCTAGTGGTTTTATTGCTCTATTTTGCTGTTGCGACCGGCCTTGAAAATTTGCTCAAACAAAGCAACTTAGTGGGTGACGAATTTCAATTGAGCCCGTTTTGGGCAGCTATTATTGCCCTTGCCTTCGTCAATGGCGCCTTCATGACCGAGGTTTTACGTTCGTCCCTGCAAGCCATACCCAATGGCCAAGTTGAAGCAGCTCTATCCATTGGTATGGGCAGATGGCAGATATTTACACGCATTTTATTTCCGCAAATGATGCGTCACGCCGTACCAGGTATGAGTAATTTGTGGTTATCGATCATTAAGGAAAGCGCGATTATTTCGGTATTAGGCTCGTTCCAAGAATTGCTTTATACGGGCTATCGTGCCGCCTCGACAACACGGGAATATGTCTTTTTTTATGGTTTTACCGCGTTTTTATTTTTAGTCATCACGCTTGTTTCTATTGTCGTTATCATGCGTTTAGAAAAACACTTGAATCGTGGGTATTGA
- the ctlX gene encoding citrulline utilization hydrolase CtlX, with protein MSRKQSFSVQAPAAVVMIRPHHFTVNTETAADNSFQAKGTFDETLAPAAYNEITKAVEQMRDVGITVHLYEDEGYKTPDSVFPNNWFSTHAGGYIAIYPMKAASRRLERRYDIIEHLKRDYRVQEVVDYSGLEPDGLFLEGTGAMVLDHIDRVAYAVKSDRTDPIALERFCTHFNFEPMTFNAADEHNTPIYHTNVLMCIATEFVMIGLDMITDKVRAKEIITRFEQSGRSVINLTSEQIHQFAGNAIELKGRDGRYLTLSGTAYRSLTPEQIAVIEKSATPLVLEIPTIEQAGGSVRCTIAGIHLSQRS; from the coding sequence ATGAGCCGTAAACAATCATTTTCCGTTCAGGCTCCTGCAGCCGTTGTAATGATCCGCCCCCACCATTTTACAGTAAATACTGAAACAGCGGCTGATAACAGTTTTCAAGCCAAAGGTACATTTGACGAAACATTGGCGCCTGCTGCTTATAATGAAATCACCAAAGCAGTTGAACAAATGCGCGATGTCGGCATTACCGTTCACCTTTACGAAGATGAAGGGTACAAAACACCAGATTCTGTATTTCCAAATAATTGGTTTTCTACCCATGCTGGCGGCTATATTGCCATCTATCCCATGAAAGCAGCAAGCCGCCGTCTTGAACGCCGTTACGATATTATCGAGCATTTAAAGCGTGATTATCGTGTGCAAGAAGTTGTTGATTATTCAGGACTTGAACCTGATGGACTATTTCTTGAAGGCACTGGCGCAATGGTTCTTGATCACATTGATCGGGTGGCATATGCAGTTAAATCCGATAGAACAGACCCGATTGCGCTTGAGCGTTTTTGTACGCACTTTAACTTTGAACCAATGACGTTTAATGCCGCAGACGAACATAATACGCCAATATATCATACCAATGTGCTGATGTGTATCGCGACAGAATTTGTCATGATCGGTCTGGACATGATTACCGATAAGGTAAGAGCTAAAGAAATTATTACGCGCTTTGAGCAATCTGGCCGCAGTGTCATCAATTTAACGTCTGAGCAGATCCATCAATTTGCTGGCAATGCAATTGAGTTAAAGGGACGTGACGGGCGGTATTTAACATTATCTGGCACGGCATATCGTTCACTGACACCAGAGCAGATTGCTGTTATTGAAAAAAGTGCAACACCGCTGGTTCTAGAAATACCAACAATTGAGCAAGCTGGCGGCTCGGTGCGCTGCACTATTGCTGGTATTCATTTATCACAGCGCAGCTAG
- a CDS encoding SLC13 family permease encodes MSQDLSIVLILLALAVVMFALNKPRMDAVALIMICALPLSGILTVNEALSGFSDSAVILIALLFVVGEALARTGIVQYIGDWLLKKSNSNENQLLIFLMVAVAGVGAFMSSTGVVAIFIPVVLRIAKQTHLAAGRLMMPLSYAALLSGMLTLVATPPNLVVQSELVRHNLPTFSFFSFTPFGLPLLILAILYMFLIRKFLGTEQKTKSTHQRPHIADWVEEYQLYQREARIKILKNSPLIRKTLEELDLRQANGVNILAIERTSGLTKKLVTPRPDTLLLQDDILLLDVVNMPENETVASLCGAYKLEQMRLASGYFADSTQQLGMAQIMIPASSALINETAASVKFRKRFDLSIVGMKRANKAVSDSVADIAFKMGDILLVIGPWRNIRRLTNYGNDIVVLDLPEEIDDATPAPTRAPYALIGLGLMIALMVSGIIPNVLAALLVCLFLGLTRCIDFDAAYRSIHWQSLVLIAGMLPFSLALQKTGGITLATDFVLSLAGQGEPRLILASLFIVTAILGLFISNTATAVLMAPVAISLAQQMGVSPLPFAMTVALAASTAFMTPVSSPVNALVQGPGNFRFIDFVKFGVPFSLLTMLVTLILVPILLPF; translated from the coding sequence ATGAGCCAAGATTTAAGCATTGTCCTTATTTTACTAGCTCTTGCAGTTGTTATGTTTGCGCTCAATAAGCCGCGCATGGATGCAGTGGCACTTATTATGATTTGCGCCTTGCCATTAAGCGGTATATTAACGGTCAACGAGGCACTATCGGGCTTTTCAGATTCTGCAGTTATCCTTATTGCCTTGCTTTTTGTGGTTGGTGAAGCATTAGCGCGCACGGGCATCGTTCAATATATTGGCGATTGGTTGCTCAAAAAATCAAACTCTAATGAAAATCAACTGCTCATATTTTTAATGGTGGCTGTGGCAGGTGTTGGCGCTTTTATGAGCTCGACCGGTGTTGTTGCTATTTTTATTCCGGTTGTTTTGCGCATCGCGAAACAAACCCATTTAGCTGCTGGCCGCTTGATGATGCCACTAAGCTATGCAGCCTTATTAAGTGGTATGCTAACCCTTGTTGCCACACCACCTAATCTTGTCGTCCAAAGTGAACTTGTTCGCCATAACCTTCCAACGTTTAGTTTCTTTTCTTTTACGCCTTTTGGGTTGCCACTCTTGATCCTTGCCATTTTATATATGTTCCTTATCCGTAAATTTTTAGGAACAGAACAAAAGACAAAATCAACCCACCAGCGCCCGCATATTGCCGATTGGGTTGAAGAATATCAGCTTTATCAACGTGAAGCGCGGATCAAAATTTTAAAAAACTCGCCACTTATTCGCAAAACATTGGAGGAACTCGATCTACGCCAAGCTAATGGTGTTAATATTTTGGCGATTGAGCGCACCTCTGGTCTTACCAAAAAATTGGTCACACCGCGCCCTGATACACTTTTATTGCAAGATGATATTTTGCTGCTTGATGTTGTCAATATGCCAGAAAATGAGACGGTAGCCAGTCTTTGCGGTGCCTATAAGCTTGAACAAATGCGGCTTGCTAGTGGTTATTTTGCCGATAGTACCCAGCAACTTGGCATGGCACAAATTATGATACCGGCAAGCTCGGCTTTAATTAATGAAACCGCAGCCAGCGTTAAATTTAGAAAGCGTTTTGACCTTTCCATTGTTGGCATGAAACGCGCCAACAAAGCCGTAAGTGATAGCGTTGCTGACATAGCGTTTAAAATGGGTGATATTTTACTGGTAATTGGGCCATGGCGCAATATTCGCCGCCTTACTAACTACGGCAATGATATAGTTGTTTTAGATTTACCTGAAGAAATTGATGATGCAACACCAGCCCCTACCCGCGCGCCCTATGCGCTTATCGGCCTTGGCTTGATGATTGCTTTAATGGTTAGCGGTATTATTCCAAATGTATTGGCAGCTTTGCTGGTTTGTCTATTTTTAGGATTAACACGTTGTATTGATTTTGATGCGGCCTATCGCTCTATCCATTGGCAAAGTCTTGTTTTAATTGCAGGCATGTTGCCTTTCTCACTGGCTTTACAAAAAACCGGCGGTATTACTTTAGCAACTGATTTTGTGCTTTCGCTTGCAGGTCAAGGCGAGCCGCGCCTTATTCTAGCAAGCTTATTTATTGTCACAGCTATATTGGGGCTGTTCATATCGAATACGGCAACGGCTGTTCTTATGGCACCTGTTGCCATTAGCCTTGCTCAGCAAATGGGTGTGTCGCCCTTACCCTTCGCCATGACGGTTGCACTTGCTGCTTCCACCGCCTTTATGACGCCAGTATCATCACCGGTAAATGCTTTGGTGCAAGGGCCGGGTAATTTCCGCTTTATTGACTTTGTAAAATTTGGTGTGCCTTTTTCTTTATTAACAATGTTGGTCACACTTATCCTTGTGCCAATATTATTGCCATTTTAA
- a CDS encoding substrate-binding periplasmic protein: MKIKFLSLVIFSLFSNFAYADNPLRLGMTPEPYLPFTAVRSNGEWIGLEADLSRALCERIEVKCQFKSMAWDGLLPSLNEKKIDFAIGAFSVTEERAQTIDFSTPYFVEGTAVVGAKKDQTVIATIKAEDGKGDILDQNSLQGKIIGVQVASVQSKYMKKYLPNVHLKSYDTADNNAADLVAGRTDYMLAPLPFSQDFLKTPFAQNYEIKLIIPDNVMLGQGVAYAIKKGDKKTLDIVNKALQELADDGTLKKIQDKWVDSAAVE; encoded by the coding sequence ATGAAAATTAAGTTTTTAAGCCTCGTTATATTTTCTCTTTTTTCTAATTTTGCTTATGCAGACAATCCTTTGCGGCTTGGCATGACGCCTGAGCCTTATTTGCCTTTTACGGCAGTGCGCTCTAATGGCGAATGGATTGGTTTAGAGGCCGATTTGTCGCGTGCATTATGTGAGCGCATTGAAGTAAAATGCCAATTTAAATCCATGGCTTGGGATGGTTTGCTTCCTTCCTTAAATGAAAAAAAGATCGATTTTGCGATTGGTGCTTTTTCCGTAACTGAAGAACGTGCCCAAACCATCGATTTTAGTACGCCTTATTTTGTTGAAGGTACAGCCGTTGTTGGTGCCAAAAAAGACCAAACCGTAATTGCAACGATAAAAGCAGAAGATGGAAAAGGCGATATTTTAGACCAGAATAGTTTGCAAGGTAAAATTATCGGTGTGCAGGTTGCTAGTGTGCAATCAAAATACATGAAAAAATATTTACCCAATGTACATTTAAAGAGTTATGATACGGCTGATAACAACGCCGCCGACCTTGTTGCAGGGCGTACCGATTATATGCTTGCACCATTGCCTTTTTCGCAAGATTTTCTAAAAACGCCGTTTGCGCAAAATTACGAAATTAAACTCATTATTCCTGATAATGTTATGTTGGGGCAAGGTGTTGCCTATGCAATTAAAAAGGGTGACAAAAAGACCCTAGATATTGTCAATAAGGCATTACAAGAGCTTGCTGATGATGGCACGCTTAAAAAAATTCAAGATAAATGGGTTGATAGTGCCGCTGTAGAGTAG
- a CDS encoding dimethylarginine dimethylaminohydrolase family protein, giving the protein MSDTRSVYNFNSVIVREPSRSVVNGLRADDRGNPTYEGVKAEHDAYIEALKTAGVNVTVLPALEAFPDAIFVEDPALVFSEGAILLRPGAETRINEVQEIAPTIEKMFDTVLRLPENGYADGGDVLNAPHAVMIGLSARTDAKGAEDLIEALAKLGKKGEVVQTPKGVLHFKTDCSLLDDETIFSTARLAASGVFSRFRQIIVPEGEEAAANALRVNDTVFVGSDFPKTIDLLIGHGYNVVPLKTTEIGKIDAGLSCMSLRWFKN; this is encoded by the coding sequence ATGTCTGATACTAGAAGTGTTTATAATTTCAATTCAGTGATTGTCCGCGAGCCTTCACGCTCGGTCGTTAATGGTTTGCGTGCTGATGATCGTGGTAATCCTACCTATGAAGGTGTTAAGGCTGAACATGATGCTTATATCGAAGCACTAAAAACTGCTGGCGTGAATGTTACCGTATTGCCTGCACTTGAAGCTTTTCCAGATGCAATCTTTGTTGAAGATCCAGCGCTTGTTTTCAGTGAAGGCGCAATTTTGCTTCGCCCAGGCGCTGAAACGCGTATCAATGAAGTGCAAGAAATTGCACCAACAATTGAAAAAATGTTTGATACGGTATTGCGTTTGCCCGAAAATGGTTATGCAGATGGCGGCGATGTTCTCAACGCGCCCCATGCCGTTATGATTGGCCTATCTGCACGAACTGATGCAAAAGGCGCCGAAGATCTTATCGAAGCACTCGCAAAATTGGGCAAAAAGGGTGAAGTTGTTCAAACACCTAAAGGCGTGCTTCATTTTAAAACTGATTGTTCTTTGCTCGATGATGAAACTATTTTCTCCACTGCACGCTTAGCCGCTTCTGGTGTGTTTTCGCGTTTCCGTCAAATTATTGTGCCAGAGGGTGAAGAAGCTGCGGCAAACGCATTACGGGTTAACGATACCGTATTTGTTGGATCGGATTTCCCAAAAACAATCGATTTGCTAATCGGCCATGGCTATAATGTTGTGCCGCTTAAAACCACTGAAATCGGCAAAATTGATGCTGGCTTATCTTGCATGTCGCTGCGTTGGTTTAAAAATTAA
- a CDS encoding type 1 glutamine amidotransferase produces MKIGILQTGHAPSDIIPQYGDYNDLFVKLLQSKNIDFIEYPVVDGIFPASIGEADGWLITGSKFGVYEDHDWLPPLFDLIREIYASGRPLVGVCFGHQAIAQALGGKVEKFQGGWSVGQIEYKRDNGEAQNLVAWHQDQVVELPKDAKVIGSADACQFAMLQYGNKALSFQPHPEFSSSFYEALYHERGQVLPQNVKDRMVKPTEQNLSRGAIADEILDFFQQNKLS; encoded by the coding sequence ATGAAGATTGGAATTTTACAAACAGGACATGCACCTAGCGACATTATTCCGCAATATGGCGATTATAATGACTTATTTGTCAAGCTATTGCAAAGCAAAAATATTGATTTCATTGAATATCCCGTTGTTGATGGTATTTTTCCCGCTTCAATTGGCGAGGCTGATGGTTGGCTCATCACAGGCTCTAAATTTGGCGTTTATGAAGATCATGATTGGTTACCGCCGCTTTTTGATCTTATCCGCGAAATTTATGCAAGCGGTAGGCCCTTAGTTGGTGTTTGTTTTGGCCATCAAGCTATTGCGCAAGCTCTTGGCGGCAAGGTTGAAAAATTTCAAGGTGGCTGGTCGGTAGGGCAAATCGAATATAAGCGTGATAACGGCGAAGCGCAAAATCTTGTTGCTTGGCATCAAGATCAAGTTGTCGAATTACCAAAAGACGCAAAAGTAATCGGGTCAGCTGATGCTTGTCAATTTGCTATGCTGCAATATGGCAATAAAGCTTTGAGTTTTCAGCCCCATCCAGAATTCAGCTCGAGTTTTTACGAAGCCCTATATCATGAACGCGGGCAAGTTCTACCGCAAAATGTTAAAGATAGAATGGTTAAGCCAACGGAACAAAACCTTTCTCGCGGTGCTATTGCTGATGAAATTTTAGACTTTTTTCAGCAAAATAAACTATCTTAA
- a CDS encoding Lrp/AsnC family transcriptional regulator, with the protein MHKNSSIQLYSKYIPDELDRRLIALLRQDGRAPLAKLADILKVSRGTVQNRLDRMVDNGTISNFTVRVRDDYDANAVHSIMLIEVVGKSTTQVIRQLRGIAAIQTLHTTNGNWDLVANITTESLAEFDRVLGEIRAIDGVLNSETSLLLSSVS; encoded by the coding sequence ATGCACAAAAACTCATCTATTCAGCTTTATTCAAAATATATTCCCGATGAGTTAGATCGTCGTTTAATTGCCTTGTTAAGGCAAGATGGACGCGCACCACTTGCAAAATTGGCGGATATTTTGAAGGTTTCGCGTGGTACTGTCCAAAATCGTCTTGATCGTATGGTTGACAATGGCACAATCAGTAATTTTACAGTTCGCGTTCGTGATGATTATGATGCAAATGCTGTTCATTCCATTATGTTAATTGAAGTTGTTGGTAAATCCACCACTCAAGTTATACGCCAATTGCGCGGTATTGCCGCAATACAAACTTTACATACAACAAATGGTAATTGGGATTTGGTGGCGAACATAACGACAGAAAGCCTAGCCGAATTTGACCGTGTCCTTGGCGAAATTCGCGCTATTGATGGCGTTTTAAATAGCGAAACCAGTCTATTATTAAGTAGTGTTAGTTAG
- a CDS encoding ornithine cyclodeaminase: MNKTTPSDKALVPFVSVDHMMQLVHHIGIEQVLIELCDTIEEDFKRWESFDKTPRIASHSKEGVIELMPTSDGVIYGFKYVNGHPKNMKEGLQTVTGFGLLADVATGYPILFTEMTLLTALRTAATSALATRALAPKGAKTLAMIGNGAQSEFQALALKAICGIENVHLYDIDPLATQKAYRNLKNSGLNIVACDSAQQAIEGAEVITTCTADKQYATILTDNMVGAGVHINAIGGDCPGKTELHKDILLRADTFVEYPPQTRIEGEIQQMPADYPVTELWQVLTGQATGRKDTRQITLFDSVGFAIEDFSALRYLHNKIKDTDFYEDLDILADPDDPRDLFGMLQRAN, encoded by the coding sequence ATGAACAAGACCACCCCATCCGATAAGGCGCTCGTCCCTTTTGTAAGCGTCGACCATATGATGCAATTGGTTCATCATATCGGCATCGAACAAGTTTTAATTGAATTATGCGACACGATTGAAGAAGATTTCAAGCGTTGGGAAAGCTTTGATAAAACGCCTCGTATTGCTAGCCATTCTAAAGAAGGCGTTATTGAACTAATGCCCACCTCAGATGGCGTTATTTATGGTTTTAAATATGTTAATGGTCATCCTAAAAATATGAAAGAGGGTTTACAAACCGTTACGGGTTTTGGACTTTTAGCCGATGTTGCAACCGGCTATCCTATTCTTTTTACCGAAATGACCTTATTGACCGCTTTACGTACTGCTGCAACATCAGCATTAGCGACACGTGCTCTTGCACCAAAAGGCGCAAAGACCCTTGCAATGATTGGTAATGGTGCGCAATCAGAATTTCAAGCTTTAGCCCTTAAAGCTATTTGTGGTATTGAAAATGTCCATCTTTATGACATTGATCCATTGGCCACGCAAAAAGCCTACCGCAATCTTAAAAATAGCGGCTTAAATATTGTTGCATGCGATAGCGCCCAACAAGCTATTGAAGGCGCTGAAGTCATCACAACTTGTACTGCGGACAAGCAATATGCCACAATTCTTACCGATAATATGGTGGGTGCTGGCGTTCATATTAATGCTATTGGCGGTGATTGTCCGGGCAAAACCGAACTTCATAAAGACATTTTGCTGAGAGCAGATACTTTTGTTGAATATCCACCACAAACCCGTATTGAAGGTGAAATTCAACAAATGCCAGCAGATTATCCAGTAACCGAATTATGGCAAGTTTTAACAGGTCAAGCCACTGGGCGTAAAGATACACGCCAAATTACGCTGTTTGATAGCGTTGGCTTTGCTATTGAAGATTTTTCGGCGCTGCGTTACCTCCATAATAAAATCAAAGATACAGATTTTTACGAAGATCTTGACATTTTGGCAGATCCTGATGATCCTCGCGATTTATTTGGCATGTTGCAACGCGCGAATTAA